ctgtgttgttgttctgggtatcttcatccatcatcacagcacacctatagttcgtgccaacaattcagaactcagttttctgcTCTTGTTGTCActtaaattgtgtttcttgtgttcattgctcttcatcggacgacccagattatggacttgccaactaagacatgcagcatttggcatcagctttgtgctttgtgtctcatgtatcctggtgaaaaccatggtggttctggctgtgttcagggcctccaaaccaggaggtgagtccagtctcaagtggtttggtgctgtacAGCAGAGAGgtacagttctggttctgacttctgttcaagcagcaatctgcactgtctggcttgtctctgcttcaccagtgcctcataaaaacacccagtatcacagtgacaagatagtttatgagtgtgcagttgggtccacagttggttttgcagttttacttggttatattggtttactggctgtccttagttgtttgtttgcttttctagcacggaatcttccagacagttttaatgaggccaaactcatcactttcagcatgctgatcttctgtgcagtgtgggtggcctttgtccctgcttacatcagctcaccaggcaaatatgcagatgcagtggaggtatttgccatcctggcctccagttttggccttttggtggcgctgtttggacccaaatgttatataatcctgttgagaccagagagaaacacaaagaaagcagtGATGGGTCGAGGCACCATAAAGTAAAATTGTGAACACTGCTGTCTCTCCTCTATGTTTCAGAATTGAGTTGTAATTATAAGATGACTACACAGGCAATACAATTGTTGATAAAACAACCTTAAAtgaaaccattttatttttattattttttcaatgtttggagttaatgtcattgtcattttaCAT
The nucleotide sequence above comes from Solea senegalensis isolate Sse05_10M linkage group LG3, IFAPA_SoseM_1, whole genome shotgun sequence. Encoded proteins:
- the LOC122767085 gene encoding vomeronasal type-2 receptor 26-like, whose protein sequence is CLTTTSLLGTFICVVVLGIFIHHHSTPIVRANNSELSFLLLLSLKLCFLCSLLFIGRPRLWTCQLRHAAFGISFVLCVSCILVKTMVVLAVFRASKPGGESSLKWFGAVQQRGTVLVLTSVQAAICTVWLVSASPVPHKNTQYHSDKIVYECAVGSTVGFAVLLGYIGLLAVLSCLFAFLARNLPDSFNEAKLITFSMLIFCAVWVAFVPAYISSPGKYADAVEVFAILASSFGLLVALFGPKCYIILLRPERNTKKAVMGRGTIK